ttttttaaaacagtgcaatttcatcttaaCATTGcaactttatctttatcttcttcttctctggttattatttcttattttctagttttttacctttaattaatttttttttctattttaagcaaacaaaaatGCTTGACCAAGGATACTCTTGTGTAGCCCCTCGCCCTCCTTGCCTCTGACCCCACCAAGGCCGCGCTCGTCGCCGCCCTCTGGGACGCCGCCTCCGCTTCTGCCGCCCTTTTCTCTGGCGTCGTCACGCTCTCCTCCATCTCAACCTAGCTCGCTCACTACCGGTCCCAGGCGCAGTGGGTTGTGTGCCCCCTCCTTTACCGACGAGCTTTTCGGCGCCGAGAAGCGCTTACTTTTCGTTATCGGCGGCAGTGGTCAAGACTGCGAGTTCCCAGAAGGGGATATAGTGGGTGAAAATTTTGCTACAATGGAGATGgagggcgaaggcggaggaagaggacgaaaTGTCGTCCTTGTTACCGTCGCAGAGGGCcgcggagacggtggaggaggattggagagaaaaaatatatatatatatagtcacgACGCAGCCTCGGTGGAGTCAGAGGCGAGGAGGGTGGGGGGTGCGTGGGCGCATGCGAGGGCGCTCAGGGCAGAGGCGAGACGGGCCGCCTCCGCTTTCGCCGCCTTCTTCGAAGATaatgaaaaaaagaatgagagaaaaaccaaaggagagagagaaaggaatatGAATATTTTGGTCAGCTTTTtgaattcggaccgaatttgtaaaatccaaaatgaTGGTTTACTTTTGCAAAAATCTCAGaactaatgaattttttatacaaattggcctaaaaTATATCGTGAGGGCCTCTAtcaaagaatataaattttagatgtACTGTGTGGGAGAAACCAATAAAAGAGCAATAGGGGCCGGGCAATTGAGAGGCCCTGTGTCTCTTCCAAAATCAGATCCGACAAATCTATGCACTTGTAAGTTAAATAATAGAGGGAGAGACTAATTTCCTATTTTAGCTAATTAGGGGTGCatgtaggggtgtaatgtgggtcGCGCCGTAGCCGGGCCGAAATGGGCTAGGAGCCTGTCAAAATCGGGCCGGGCCAGGCTCGAGCTGCCTAGCCTCCGACCCGGCACGGTCCTTCGGCCCTGAAGGCACGGGCCGTGTTTCGGGCCGAGCtcctaaaatatttatattttaaaaaaattattattaaaaattaaaaattttgtataaaatttaaaattaaaagtattttctatttttaaaatttttttaaaaaaatttagtatttatttttaaaaaattttagggcCGCGACCTGCCGGGCTATCGGCCTCTCCTCGGCCCCGAGCCGTCGGGCCCCAAGGGAGAGGCCCAGCACGGCTCGGCAGCTCCGGCCGGGCCGACCGAGCACGGTGCTACAGTACCTATGCCGTGAATAGCCCGGCCCAAAGCCGTGCCAGGCCGGATGGCCCACATGCGGTCCgacccgttttacatccctagaGCCCTGTCACCCTAACCAACCACCTCATTTTAACTATAAGTAGTAAGGGCATTATTAGTTTGGGCATTACAACTAGGCGAGACCAAAAAAGTTACGTGAGTTTTTGGTTTTCCagaaagattttaaaaaatagttttttaattgaaaaggtaattttcgtttatttgTTCccgttagatgtgactcgaaatctactatcgattcaggttcggatttacGACTCaccgacagcttcgcggtgcgactaatttggaaaagaaaattatggaggaaaaatgaatgtctgtggtgggtagcggagggctcgggccgacagGCCCGAGCTCGTAGCCCATAGAGggtacggatcggatccgaaacctgtaatgagttttttttcctttttcgtttATCGTTtatgccctagaggcgtgtgatcgtggttggttgtaacctgaagaacattgtattccctttttcgttccatagtgaagcactctcctccctcgcccgtggtttttccctgcaaagggttttccacgtaaatctgtgtctctttattttctgtttatggtttgattgttttttgtgttcgtcatttcgtttccgtttgtgcgtttgtcgtaacagttccaacaaaaaaaaagttttatctgaatttttcatttattcagaaaaagtgaaaactacgaaaaaagaaatttttttttttgaaaaactttttttcggAAAAATAATTTCCCATAATTTCCTAAGGAACTGAATATGCCTTAAGCAATACACGCTAATTGGATTGAGACCACTTGATTTATAGAGAATTATCTATATGGATTNATGTGTAACAGTGAAAgcctgaaagagagagtgtgttatgtaaatttagagttgggctcaattgcacggtcgtacttgttgggtttattttatgggccaacaataatggcccaaattaaattaaagcctatatataattaaaatacattatatttataaatattatatatatattttcgagcttttcgagcttttcgagcctaattcgaacgagccaagtaatactcaagctcggcttgaaatgaatttcgagccttttattttgttcaagctcggctcatttaatttcgagtcgagctcgagcgagccgaatatcgagccgaacacgagtcgaacgcgagccggctcgctcgtttgccagccctacttgGAAGAATCCAGAATGGAAAGGTTTAATAATACAGTGAGAAAGTCTAGTCAATGGCAATTTGGTACATTCAACCTGAAATGGAAacacaaaatactatttttactCGTATTAATCCATATAGATAATTTCCCATAATTTCCTAAGGAACTGAATATGCCTTAAGCAATACACGCTAATTGGATTGAGACCACTTGATTTATAGAGAATTATCTATATGGATTAATACGagtaaaaatagtattttgtgtTTCCATTTCAGGTTGAATGTACCAAATTGCCATTGACTAGACTTTCTCACTGTATTATTAAACCTTTCCATTCTGGATTCTTCcaagtagggctggcaaacgagcgagccggctcgcgttcgactcgtgttcggctcgatattcggctcgctcgagctcgactcgaaattaaatgagccgagcttgaacaaaataaaaggctcgaaattcatttcaagccgagcttgagtattacttggctcgttcgaattaggctcgaaaagctcgaaaagctcgaaaatatatatataatatttataaatataatgtattttaattatatataggctttaatttaatttgggccattattgttggcccataaaataaacccaacaagtacgaccgtgcaattgagcccaactctaaatttacataacacactctctctttcaggcTTTCACTGTTacacataaccctaaaatatgataacattcaaatctctactttttttcctctctctctctctctctctctctctctctctctctctcactagaCCTATCCAGTCAGGAAGTcacctagctcacatttcttataattattttgtattttgaactattcatgttgcatcaaattgtaggtaatgttctataaaaattaaactattgattatataatgtcgagaatttcaatcggctcgtttagagctcgagctcgactcgactcgaaattaggctcgctcgagttggctcgaattaatttcaagccgagcttgagcctagatttaggctcgaaattaatttcaagccgaatttgagctgacataagctcgctcgagctcggctcgtttccccCCTACTTCCAAGGGTATACGTGTCAACTGAATCATTTTAAGAATTTTTGTTGttgcattttctcatttttgatAAATTGTATGGCTAATCCATGCGCTAGTTCATTGtcgaatgaatgaagcggtagcgtgctatctttttttcaaaaaaaaaaaaaaaaaactgtttggttgaatgtaactaaaaatacaataaagttgaaaaatattataactatatGCATTGATTTGATAAGATATGATAAAACATActacaagtataaataatttattttttctctctctctctctatatatatatatatatatatatatatatatatatatataaaatttatttgattatatacaaatgaaaattatatttttaaatttttatcactttatatatatgataataaaattaccttcaatgtagaaaaaaaaatatttaaaaaatcattaaaaagATAAGCtagaattttatcaaaattactCTCTCCCTGCCtcagtaaaaattaaaaacgtATTTTCAGTTGCCGCAGTTGAACTTTCTTGTACTGTTCCAAATACTGCAgttgaattcaaaaatataaaaccaaaCACCAAATAGCCCCTTAGTACATGTGTTTTTTTACTTATACACATCAGCTGTGaaacttttatctttaaaaatttagagaGCACAAGATTTTCTAAACGCGATGACTATTTTAATCTTATTTCTATGGTAATTTTTCCCATTCAGCGTACTTGAAGAAGTGGTTGAAAAGGCCATTAGATTTTGTTCATAGTGATGACCAGCTGAAGCACTCCTATTTTTTAGGAGACAAGAAAACAGACAGGGCTCAAGAAACATAATGGCATCAGAAGAATAAAACTCAACTTTTCTACTCTTTACAAGATGTCTTAATCaggataaattttaataacttaGAAATATGATTGAACAACAAAGCATCGATACTTTCGGATCTTTGATCTTCGCCAATGCGTAAGTAAGCTAATCTCACTTTATTGATGTCAAACCTATGTAAAGGAAATATCACTTCTCACACTGCTAGAGGATGTCTGATCACTCCGCGCCCTTCATCAAGAATGAAGTTGCTGTTTCTGAAATGCGTGCTAGTGAAGAATGGTTTCAAATCATAGATTTCGTACTCCTGAGCCTGTGACCaccaaaaatacaaattaaaatattttttattttccctttttcttgttttgaCATTAGATATGATCCAGACGAAAGAAAGTAGCAGTGACTACTGACTAGTCCTATTCTTACCTTAGTCCGCAACTCATCCACTTTCACTTCGATGTGAGTGAGGTGTCGAGTTGATCCTGAGACAATTTCTTCAAAATACAAAGCATCCTTCACGAGTATTCGCAGTAGATGCAGCAGCAATTCGTTGTAATCCTTCTTGAAGGTCATGTAACTCCTAAAGCTCTGCAAACAGGTAGAGGTAAGAGTTAGCTCTCTCAGCGATAATCATGAGTTAATTCTCTTTTAAATGGCAAATGTGCTTTTAGTCCGCACCGTGCTCAGCTTTAAAACAACTCTATTTCAAACAATAGAAGCTTCTAGAGATGAGACGTTTGGCTAGcaaaatttctgaaaatttaACCATGGCAGAAAGCTAAAATTTCAAGGCTTCTATTTCTGCTGGTGAGAAGCTGAAGAAAAGACTTTTTGTTCTTTAAACAACTCGGCTCAAGTAGCATTTATGCCGAAGCTTCAGTGAGGCCAAACAGGCGCTATGGCCAGTATTCAAGAAGTATGAGTGGCATGCTCAAACCTATACATGGCATGCTCAATAAAATTTGAACAAGAAATGTATAATGAACAAAGTCTCGGATAATTAATATGGATACATTAAGAGCTCCACGTGATCTAACCAATAGTAGTTAGCTTTCATTAACCTTTTGATATTTACAGCCAAATTACATTCATACCTTCTGTAGTGCTTTTTGGACTCCAAATTTCTGGGTTGATATGAAGGAATCGAGCAATACGCGTATCGCCATGTCAACATCTTCTTGCGACACATAACCCCTCAGATGCATTCTTGCATGTGCTTCTGACATCCTAATCATTGATTCCATATGCCTCACTGCAATTGGAACCCCTTGGCCGTGCTGTAAAAGTCATGGAACGATAAGATGAGAGTTCAGGAAACATACTATATTAAATAACCTCAAGAAAAGTAACAGATCTCACAGATGACTCTCGGCGAAGTTCAGCATAAACATGTGTGAGTTTATCCAAGTCAGCATCATGTAATCTCGGAAAGACGTTCAACTTGGCATATGTTATGTACTTCTTGAGCATGTCTTGAGAAAGTATCTGACCATGTAGCAGTTTGTTAGACAGAATTTAAGACTAGCTTAaagttttttttcaattaattataaattcaactaCTAGGTTTTGGCCCTGATTTCAGTTATATCCCCAAAGTTTCAATATAAACAATTTACTCTCTGAAAGTTGTTTTGCATGACAATTAAGTCCTATCTTCAGTCTTACTCTACAGTCCAATATAATGCCATATCAGCATCATCATTGAAGACGAACGTCAGAAAACTGGTGGCAGCAAACTCTAACAATGATGTTTACTAACCTCTTTTTTCATATGGTAAACTGTGTAAAAGACTTGATTGTTACATGGGACAAACTTTGATAACTAAAGGGAATAATGGACATCGTGGTCAAACTTCAACAATTAAATTTGCAATACCCTTTTTGTACAAAAAAGGTAGATATTCTCACACCTCTGGATCAGCTGATCTAGCAGAGGCCAGGAGATCGTCTTGCAAGTCAGAGGCAGGCTTATCTTCTAGGTTGGCCCCCTTAGGTTGAGATCTAGCATGGCTATCTACAACAAATCTTGCAAGCATTTCATCTGTAACTGTATCGACAATGTCCTGCACATGATTAAAAGTGAACATTACCAACAAATGAGATTAAGATTTGTCATACGAAACTATTTTAAGTTAACTGAAGGTGGAATTCAACCTTAACAACGCAAAGGATATCGAATCGTGATATGATAGGTTCAGTCAGTTCCACATTTTGAAGAAAAGTCTTCGAGGAGTCGTATCTGAAGATacaaaatatgttaaattttctTCCCAGTGATGAATGTTTATATATGaaactttttactttttctgaGTAAAATCCGTTTTAATTATTGGTGTTACCTTCCTCCAATTGGATTTGCTGCAGCAATGACACTGCAACGAGCTTGGAGAGATGTAACTATTCCAGCCTTTGATATGCTGATGCTCTGTTGTTCCATGGCTTCATGGATACTCACCCTGAAATTAGCAACTACCAAATATAGTCAGCAGGATAAGGGTAATCGGAAATGAAAAATTATCTTTGACTACATATTCATGGGGCCTTCCATAAATCTCCCTGCAAAACTATCAGTTTTCATAAATAGTCCTgtcaaatctgaattttcatatatgcccTTTGAGAGGGCAGTTGCTTAAAAAATATGCTTAGTTGAGGAGTCATGCTGGGAATAAGTTCATTTCATATTATAAACAAATTCTCAAAGATCTGAATATCTGCAAGTACAATGGGCATATATGTAAGCAGCCAATTCTCTTACGAGCAATTGCAGGagtatatacataaataaataattttgcgaGGATATCTAAGTTACTATCTGAATGTAGTTTAACCTGTCCTGATCATTCATTTTGTCAAATTCATCGATTAGGCAGATCCCTCTATCCGCCAGAACAAGTGCACCTCCTTCAAGGGTCCATTCCCTTGTCACGGGATCCTTATGCACTGCAGCTGTGAGCCCAACAGCAGAAGCACCTTTCCCTGTCGTGTAGACAGCTCTATGGCCGGTCTTCTCAACATacctatgaaaaaaaaagtaagggcATTGTTGTATGtcccaaacaaaagaaaaaaaatgaaccaATTACAAATTTAGACCATGAAGTTGACTCCAAAGTTCAATATCATccttaaaagttataattttcgCAAAACCGAACTGCCGGAAGGTTTGAGGCTACAAGGACAAAACTGAAATCAAAGTCAAACTTGATGCAAACTTCATGCACTAACCCTGaaacaaatcaaagaaaaaCAAGTGTAAATACATCTCAAAGTCTTCCAGGGCTTACTTGAGAAATTGGGATTTAGCAGTGCCAGGATCACCTAAGAGGAGAACATTTATATCCCCTCTTAACCGATGTTTACCCGTAGCATTCTTTTCTTGTCCTCCAAACATGGCAAGCGCAATTGCTGTCTTAATATCTTCATGACCATAGATTGATGAAGCAATAGACTTAATGATCTGTGTGTTCAGTTACAATCTTTTAGCTGATGAATATttcttgaaaataaattaaaaaactaagCTAACAAAAACAATCCGAATACTTTCATCAAAATAACAAAGAAAACATTAACGAACAAACCCTTTCTCCAATTCTTGGATCTTTTGCTAACTTCTCAATTTCAGCCTTATCCTCATCAGTAAGTTTGTAAGCAGAGAAGAGATCCTGCTTTTTTGCAACATAATTCGCCTCAACCACTGTGGCAAAAACAGGAAACCCGTTTTTTGTGTTTAATGATAAGTCGAAGTTGTTGGTGTATATGCCTGTAACCTCCTGAAAGAGGACAAGGAAACAAATTCTCCTTCAGAACCTCTACTTGTACTAACAAGGAAGACAATAATATACTATAGGTGAAGTAATTACAATTTCTTCCCCTGGGCGAGCACAGTCAATTAGATCATTCAGAAGTA
The nucleotide sequence above comes from Ananas comosus cultivar F153 linkage group 17, ASM154086v1, whole genome shotgun sequence. Encoded proteins:
- the LOC109723453 gene encoding DNA replication licensing factor MCM2, which produces MDDPENTPSTPGSPTSAGFSTDRLPPNTSRATDDDFSDDDDEAAVDPHVIPDDDMDAGGGGVGADEEEEEGEDLYNDNYLDDYRRMDEQDQYESMGLDDSMEDERDLDQIMADRRAAEVELDARDVRTDRKLPRMLHDQDTDEDMNFRRAKRHRADFRPPPSGARSDDEADAAMQSSPGRSQRGHSDVPFTDQTDDDPYEDEYDEEGEMNMYRVQGTLREWVTRDEVRRFIARKFKEFLLTYVNPKNEQGEFEYVRLINELVLANKCSLEIDYKQFIYVHPNIAIWLADAPQSVLEVMEEVAKNVVFDLHKNYKNIHQKIYVRITNLPVYDQIRNIRQIHLNTMIRIGGVVTRRSGVFPQLQQVKYDCSKCGAVLGPFFQNSYSEVKVGSCPECQSKGPFTVNVEQTIYRNYQKLTLQESPGIVPAGRLPRYKEVILLNDLIDCARPGEEIEVTGIYTNNFDLSLNTKNGFPVFATVVEANYVAKKQDLFSAYKLTDEDKAEIEKLAKDPRIGERIIKSIASSIYGHEDIKTAIALAMFGGQEKNATGKHRLRGDINVLLLGDPGTAKSQFLKYVEKTGHRAVYTTGKGASAVGLTAAVHKDPVTREWTLEGGALVLADRGICLIDEFDKMNDQDRVSIHEAMEQQSISISKAGIVTSLQARCSVIAAANPIGGRYDSSKTFLQNVELTEPIISRFDILCVVKDIVDTVTDEMLARFVVDSHARSQPKGANLEDKPASDLQDDLLASARSADPEILSQDMLKKYITYAKLNVFPRLHDADLDKLTHVYAELRRESSHGQGVPIAVRHMESMIRMSEAHARMHLRGYVSQEDVDMAIRVLLDSFISTQKFGVQKALQKSFRSYMTFKKDYNELLLHLLRILVKDALYFEEIVSGSTRHLTHIEVKVDELRTKAQEYEIYDLKPFFTSTHFRNSNFILDEGRGVIRHPLAV